A region from the Pseudonocardia petroleophila genome encodes:
- a CDS encoding Asp23/Gls24 family envelope stress response protein produces MTTPTPTPSPTTGASPARLADDTTQGKTTIAASVVQKIAGIAAREISGVHSMGGGVSRAFGALRERIPGGGTGASNIAGVQVEVGEKQAAVDLDIVVEYGASIVDLARAVRRNVITAVERMTGLEVIEVNIAVNDIHLPSEDDGASEDVVVAQPSRVE; encoded by the coding sequence ATGACCACCCCCACGCCCACCCCCAGCCCCACCACCGGCGCCAGCCCCGCCCGCCTCGCCGACGACACCACGCAGGGCAAGACCACCATCGCCGCGTCGGTCGTGCAGAAGATCGCCGGCATCGCCGCGCGTGAGATCTCCGGCGTGCACTCGATGGGTGGCGGCGTGTCCCGCGCCTTCGGCGCCCTGCGCGAGCGCATCCCCGGCGGCGGCACCGGCGCCTCGAACATCGCGGGCGTCCAGGTCGAGGTCGGCGAGAAGCAGGCCGCGGTCGACCTCGACATCGTCGTCGAGTATGGCGCGTCCATCGTGGACCTCGCCCGCGCGGTGCGCCGCAACGTCATCACCGCCGTCGAGCGCATGACGGGCCTCGAGGTCATCGAGGTCAACATCGCCGTCAACGACATCCACCTGCCGTCCGAGGACGACGGTGCCTCCGAGGACGTCGTCGTCGCGCAGCCGTCGCGGGTCGAGTGA
- a CDS encoding Asp23/Gls24 family envelope stress response protein, which translates to MSGSDAAASPEERGRLDIHPTVLRKIVEHAADGTPGTLRHERRLAGVGVGQAGSTAKISDGPDGAVDVALELTLQYPAPVRRTVDAVRGRVGDELTRITGRRIRNLAVTVSGLRGPDDGSTGSGSRVQ; encoded by the coding sequence GTGAGCGGGTCCGACGCCGCCGCCTCCCCCGAGGAGCGCGGCCGGCTCGACATCCACCCGACGGTGCTGCGCAAGATCGTCGAGCACGCCGCCGACGGCACCCCCGGCACGCTGCGCCACGAGCGTCGCCTCGCCGGGGTCGGCGTCGGGCAGGCCGGCTCCACCGCGAAGATCAGCGACGGCCCCGACGGCGCCGTCGACGTCGCGCTGGAGCTGACGCTCCAGTACCCCGCGCCCGTCCGCCGGACGGTCGACGCGGTCCGCGGCCGGGTGGGCGACGAGCTCACCCGCATCACCGGCCGCCGCATCCGCAACCTCGCCGTCACCGTGTCCGGCCTCCGTGGACCCGACGACGGCTCCACCGGCTCCGGCTCCCGAGTCCAGTAG